The DNA region GGATGCCGCGTTCGACGACGGCCTGGTTGATGGCATCGGTCTCGGTGGCTTTTTCGGCGGCGAGACCGAGCCAGATGAAGACGCGTTTGATGGCGCGGAAGATTCCCATGGTGATGTGTGTTGGAGTTGAGTTGGTTGGCTGACGTTAAAGGAAAGTGGGGAAGAGCCGGGCTTTTAGGGGCAGGCAGGCTGGGGCGTTGCGGTTCTCGGCGGTTTTGGTGAAGAGGTCGAGGCTGTCTTAGGGCGCAGGGCGGCTGGGCGGTGCGGGCCGGAGTGCGGTGGAGACGAGGGCCGGGCCGAAGTGGAGGCCGGAGCGGTGTAGCCGGAGTTTGGTGACGGACGATGTGGTGTGTGGCATTGACGGGCCCGTTGGAGGAGCGCGAAGCAGAGAGAGGTTTTAGCAGAAGGGGACCGGCGCGGAAATTATAATTCCAGAGGTAAAGTCGCAGCGGCGCGGGAGCGAAGGATCAGAAGCCAGAGACCAGAAGCCAGGGGCAGATGAGGTTGGGGCGGGATTGGAAGGAACGCGGGCGATGTCGGAAAACGCGTTGGGGCTGACGACACGGAGGGCGTCCCGCCATCGGAGAATTGAGAAAATAAAAATGGCCGGGCGCGTGGGGCCCGGCCGGGAAACCAAGACGACTGAGGGGAAGGCTCAGTGAGTGAAGAATGCGATTAGCGGAAGTTGCGTTCGTTGCGGGAGCTGCTGCGTCCGCCTCCACCACCGAAGCCGCTGTTTTCACGGCTGTCGCCACCGGCGAATTCGCGGGGACGTTCTTCGCGGGGGCGGGCTTCGTTCACGGTGAGGGCGCGGCCGGCCATGTCGAAGCCGTGGAATTTTTCGATGACGCGC from Nibricoccus aquaticus includes:
- a CDS encoding RNA recognition motif domain-containing protein; protein product: MTSKLYVGNLPFNTTAQELQDLFTDAGAVSAVDLIFDKFTGRSRGFAFVNMASPEDAQRVIEKFHGFDMAGRALTVNEARPREERPREFAGGDSRENSGFGGGGGRSSSRNERNFR